From Vibrio crassostreae, one genomic window encodes:
- a CDS encoding DUF3624 domain-containing protein, with amino-acid sequence MTCLHCNKKEKIFNKLGRCQRCMNQLMVLSILSWGAWWLFFREDPKSINAIALMMAAFAFSGLLSLHWIMKFVVLPLRNKKR; translated from the coding sequence ATGACATGTCTTCATTGCAATAAAAAGGAAAAAATCTTCAATAAACTCGGTCGCTGCCAACGTTGTATGAATCAGCTCATGGTGTTGTCGATCTTGAGCTGGGGAGCATGGTGGTTGTTTTTCAGGGAAGACCCAAAGAGCATCAATGCCATTGCTTTGATGATGGCCGCTTTCGCATTCAGTGGTTTGCTATCGCTGCATTGGATAATGAAATTTGTGGTGCTGCCTTTGAGGAATAAAAAGCGTTAG
- the argH gene encoding argininosuccinate lyase — MALWGGRFTQAADTRFKDFNDSLRFDYRLAEQDIVGSIAWSKALLSVNVLTEEEQQKLELALNELKLEVMEDPEQILRSDAEDIHSWVEQQLIGKVGDLGKKLHTGRSRNDQVATDLKLWCRQQGNQLLLALDRLQSQMVNVASQHQETVLPGYTHLQRAQPVTFAHWCLAYVEMLERDYSRLNDAIKRLDTCPLGSGALAGTAYPMDREELAHNLGFRRATRNSLDSVSDRDHVMELMSIASISMLHLSRLAEDMIFYNSGESNFIELADTVTSGSSLMPQKKNPDALELIRGKTGRVYGSLAAMMMTVKALPLAYNKDMQEDKEGLFDALDTWNDCMEMAALCFDGIKVNGERTLEAAKQGYANSTELADYLVAKGIPFREAHHIVGVTVVAAIAKGCALEELTIAEMKEFSEVIEEDVYDILTIESCLEKRSALGGVSPQQVAYAVDQAEKRLAQRDTSIVKVRPARLTDIEALEGMVAYWANMGENLPRSRNELVRDIGSFAVAEHHGEVTGCASLYVYDSGLAEIRSLGVEAGWQGQGQGTAIVQHLVEKARQMAIKKVFVLTRTPEFFMKHDFLPTSKSLLPEKVLKDCDQCPRQHACDEVALEVNLVEQIIAKVNVA; from the coding sequence ATGGCATTATGGGGCGGTAGATTTACCCAAGCAGCAGACACCCGGTTCAAAGATTTTAACGATTCTCTTCGTTTTGATTACCGATTGGCTGAGCAAGACATTGTGGGCTCAATTGCCTGGTCTAAAGCTCTACTGTCGGTCAACGTATTAACAGAAGAAGAGCAACAGAAGCTTGAGTTAGCGCTGAATGAGCTAAAACTTGAGGTGATGGAAGATCCTGAACAGATTCTACGTTCTGATGCAGAAGATATTCACAGCTGGGTTGAGCAACAACTTATCGGCAAAGTCGGTGATTTGGGCAAAAAGCTTCACACAGGCCGTTCTCGTAATGACCAAGTGGCGACCGACCTGAAACTGTGGTGTCGTCAGCAAGGTAACCAACTGCTATTGGCATTGGATCGCCTACAGAGCCAAATGGTCAACGTTGCTTCTCAGCATCAAGAAACTGTGCTTCCTGGCTACACTCACTTACAACGTGCTCAGCCGGTAACTTTTGCTCACTGGTGCTTGGCTTACGTTGAAATGCTTGAGCGTGATTATTCTCGTTTGAATGATGCGATTAAGCGTCTAGATACATGTCCGCTGGGTTCTGGTGCCCTTGCCGGAACTGCTTACCCGATGGACCGTGAAGAGTTAGCTCACAACTTAGGTTTCCGTCGTGCAACGCGCAACTCTCTAGATTCAGTCTCTGACCGTGACCATGTGATGGAGCTGATGTCGATCGCTTCTATCTCTATGCTTCACCTTTCGCGTCTTGCAGAAGATATGATTTTCTACAACTCAGGTGAATCAAACTTCATCGAGTTAGCAGATACCGTGACTTCAGGTTCATCTCTGATGCCACAAAAGAAAAACCCGGATGCGTTAGAACTTATCCGTGGCAAAACTGGCCGTGTTTACGGTTCACTAGCTGCAATGATGATGACAGTAAAAGCTCTGCCTTTGGCGTACAACAAAGACATGCAAGAAGATAAAGAAGGTCTGTTCGACGCTTTAGACACTTGGAATGATTGTATGGAAATGGCTGCGCTTTGTTTTGACGGCATTAAAGTGAACGGCGAACGTACACTGGAAGCAGCGAAGCAAGGTTATGCAAACTCTACGGAACTGGCTGATTACCTAGTAGCGAAAGGCATTCCTTTCCGTGAAGCTCACCATATTGTGGGTGTAACAGTAGTGGCGGCGATTGCTAAAGGCTGTGCTCTGGAAGAATTAACCATCGCAGAGATGAAAGAGTTCTCTGAGGTGATTGAAGAGGATGTGTATGACATCCTGACCATTGAATCGTGTCTTGAAAAACGTAGTGCGCTAGGTGGTGTATCACCACAACAAGTGGCTTACGCGGTTGACCAAGCTGAGAAACGTTTGGCGCAGCGTGACACTTCCATCGTTAAGGTTCGTCCTGCTCGTTTGACTGACATCGAAGCATTGGAAGGCATGGTGGCTTACTGGGCGAACATGGGTGAAAACCTACCTCGTTCTCGTAATGAACTGGTGCGTGATATTGGCTCGTTTGCGGTCGCAGAGCATCATGGTGAGGTGACCGGTTGTGCATCGCTCTATGTGTATGATTCTGGCTTAGCGGAAATACGTTCACTGGGCGTTGAAGCCGGTTGGCAAGGTCAAGGGCAGGGAACCGCGATTGTTCAACACTTGGTTGAGAAAGCACGCCAAATGGCCATCAAGAAGGTGTTTGTACTGACTCGTACGCCTGAGTTCTTTATGAAGCATGACTTCTTACCAACATCGAAATCTCTGCTACCTGAGAAGGTACTGAAAGATTGCGACCAGTGTCCTCGTCAACACGCGTGCGATGAAGTGGCCTTGGAAGTTAACTTGGTCGAGCAGATTATCGCTAAGGTGAATGTTGCATAA